The segment TTGGTGACGTATAAAAAATCTCTGTTTTGAATTTTAAGGTACATCCATCATATCTATTCAAGAttgtaaagaaagaaagaaagaaagaaatgaagaaaaagaagaagaagcattgTTCGATTAACATATAgtcatttaccaaaaaaaaaagaagcattgTTCGATTTAACAGTTAACCAAAAAAAGGATTGTTCGATTTAACAATTTACCAAACAAAGAGAAGCATTGTTCGATATATTCGAGTTTATTGTATGATGATACttatttgaattttgtttaaaaatcatCTTCTTAGCTTCAGTAAAGAGGTGGGATGCTTTGTTCGTGTCGAAAGAAGTTCTCTGGATCAACCTTTGTTTTAATCTTCACCAACCTATTGAAATTGTCTTTGAAGTACTTTGCTCCCCAGACTTGAGCTTGTTTGAGGCTTGTCTTTAAGTTGTTGTTCTGTCCCAGGTCTAGATCTCTGTAGTTCACATATGCTTGTCTTGGATTGCTTGAGACATAAGGCGTCATGTAATTGTACAACTCCCTGATCCATTTGATACGCATGTCTGGTCTCTTCTCGGTGTCTGACCAGCTCCTATAATACAGAATCATGAAGCTGGTTCCGCTTCTATGCGGAAACGGGATCTCAGATTCAGGGATTTTATCCATCATTCCACCGTATGGAGTCCATATCATTACTGCAGCTTCTTCTTCAAGAATCTTCTTGATCATCCCTTTAAGACCTAAAACAGGAATCGGTTCTTTAGCGAAGTCTGATTTGGCTTTGAAGTAAACTTCTCCAAGAGGTGACTTTGCTTGAAGCAAAACctcaggaggaggaggagtggTAGTTGAGAATCCAGAGCTGTACATGATGGATTCAATCCAGTTCATTTCTATACAATCCTCCAGAGTTAGCCCTAGTTCTGGAAAACCCTTGCTCATTACCTCCATCAAGTTGCCTTTCTCGCCAAGAAACTGACCTATGTATGACATGGCCACAGTTCTGTTTTCATTGTTTCCAGCTATGGTGAAGAACACGCGTAAGAAGAGCTCTTCAACGAGCTTGTCCGCAACTTGTTGCCACTTTGAAAGAATCTTGAATCCTGCGTCTTGGTCTAATGTTTTGGTGACCGTGAAGACAGTTAGGGTTTTAGGAACAGGAACAAGCTTGATCTTCCATGACAATATTATCCCGAAACTCCCTCCTGCGCCTCCTCTAATCGCCCAAAAAGTATCCTCTCCCATCGCGGTTCTGTCTAGTAATTTGCCATTAACATCGACAAGCTTTGCGTCTAGAACGTTATCTGCAGCAAGACCATACTTTCTCATCAAGGAACCGTATGCACCGCCTGTTATATGCCCACCTATGCCTAAGCTCGGGTATATACCAGCAGGGCATCCATGAGTCTTGCTCTTCTCTGAAATTCTACAGTTAACATACCAAATGTTCAATAGTCAAATTGTGTTTTCTTGTGTACAGTTATCTGGTTACGTTTTGTCATTGCATATTGTGAAGTCAAACATATGGGTTTTAAGTATTTAGAAAACgtcaaaataagtaaataactcTTCCAAAAAGGATTAAATTAACATAATTATGTttgagttttatattttttactcttattttcttctagatttttaaaaattcagatCTGAAATCAAACCTTTAGTTTATCAATGTAATATCGAAATAGCacaatattttagtatatattttcaaaatatttggtaACTATACTTCCATATTTTTGGAGATTTGATAATGGTTATCCGTAGATTACAGATTTTACTCTGGtgtaaaataaaacaatgaGCTAAAAATTAAATTCTACTAATCTTAAAACATTGAATTGTCTGTAGATTGCATATTCCTATACAGTTTAATGGTTAGATTAAGAGTTGAATAAGCagcatataacaaaaaaaattaacaaattttgaaatttgtagaCTACTTATTCTAATAAAAGTAGATTGACTAACAAAACATGGAATTCAATTTATTCTAGTAAAAGTTTATTGCCTAACAAACGCGGAATTCAGTTTGTACAgtagaatataaaatttaactaGGTGTCTTGTCCGCCCATGCGGACATAATCATCTTACgaatacttattattttatgttttatctaTCTAAAAATCGGCATAAGAAAACTCTAACCGGTGAACatgttgaagaaaaaaattatggtgAATTATTTGTTCCTCAAAATTTATA is part of the Brassica rapa cultivar Chiifu-401-42 chromosome A09, CAAS_Brap_v3.01, whole genome shotgun sequence genome and harbors:
- the LOC103839182 gene encoding berberine bridge enzyme-like 25, yielding MGVLKSAPVISYISFLALYFSFYTVALTSSNSLQDDFINCLHQNTNVDFPLEKAFFSPERNASMFIEVLNSTAQNQRYLTKSMPKPGFIFKPVHETHVQASIICSKKLGIHLRVRSGGHDYEGVSYVSQIEIPFIIIDLSKLRQINVDIEDNSVWVEAGATTGELYYRISEKSKTHGCPAGIYPSLGIGGHITGGAYGSLMRKYGLAADNVLDAKLVDVNGKLLDRTAMGEDTFWAIRGGAGGSFGIILSWKIKLVPVPKTLTVFTVTKTLDQDAGFKILSKWQQVADKLVEELFLRVFFTIAGNNENRTVAMSYIGQFLGEKGNLMEVMSKGFPELGLTLEDCIEMNWIESIMYSSGFSTTTPPPPEVLLQAKSPLGEVYFKAKSDFAKEPIPVLGLKGMIKKILEEEAAVMIWTPYGGMMDKIPESEIPFPHRSGTSFMILYYRSWSDTEKRPDMRIKWIRELYNYMTPYVSSNPRQAYVNYRDLDLGQNNNLKTSLKQAQVWGAKYFKDNFNRLVKIKTKVDPENFFRHEQSIPPLY